A stretch of DNA from Cannabis sativa cultivar Pink pepper isolate KNU-18-1 chromosome X, ASM2916894v1, whole genome shotgun sequence:
CAAGGAAAGTGTTTATATGGCTACTCAGTCATTAGccccgtacaagaagcccgcACCCATGAAAAAAGATGTCAGCAATAGAGACATTACCAAGTTTTGTCATTTTCATGGGGATTACGGCCAtgacaccaatgaatgcaacaatctgaagcgggaaattgaattcctgATAAGGAAAAATAATCGGCACgtacagaagtatgtcaaggtcAATCAGAATCAGAGGGGCGATAACAACCAAGACGTGCTACCACCACCAGTAGATGGACATctgcaagtcattattggaggtTCACACATAGCTAGAGATTCAGGCAAAGCCCGTgagaggtatgcccgaacagtacaacacgagcaagaagaagtagtCCTGGCCATAGAAGGGAGGAAGTCGAAGATCCCACGAGCATGGGAACCCACCATAACATTTAATGATGAAGATACTGTCAAGATCAGATTTTCGCACAACGACCCGTTGGTCGTGGAAATCCAGATAGCCAACAAGATGGTAGCCAGAACCATGATAGATAATCGAGCCTCTTCCAACATCTTATTCAAGACCAcatatgaaaagatggggctccaactcaaAGATTTAACCCCTGTCTTTAGCCCGTGTATGGTTTGTTTGGCCAAGGAGTCGTACCTCTAGGGCAAATTCGCCTACCCCTCATGATACGAACCACACCAACTTGTGATGAAACCCGACACCAAATATGGAACAGCCACCAAGAACAAACGATGTTGGAATGGAACCTCGACCCAATGCTTAGCGAGGCACGAACCTTGGTATAAGGAAGACGCCACAAACGGGGATGGAAATCCGTTTGATAAGTCAAGTTGAACGCCACAAGGATACCTCCTTGATAAGTTCACAAGTTTCTTCAAGCACTCTAGAAGATAAAACTCACAATTTGCATATATGATAATCTGGTTTTTACAATGGAAAGGTAGTAGTCCCTTTTATAGGACGAAAATGACACCTACAAGACCTTTGGACTTCAACATTAACACACCTAAGACCTTTGGTCTTTCCAATAAAAGCATACTAAATAAGACTCTTGGTCTTCATAATGAAAGCTCCATAATGAAGACCTTTTGACTCCACTCTTGTAACTCCCACACAAAAGAACTTGATACATATAAATGTGACAACTATGACCATATGATAAAAACGTGacacataaaattaaataaaacgtgACACATATAATGAAGCTTCAAAATTCAGTCCACTTTGATGAGTATGACCAATCTTTGTTCTCCTTCCGTGTTGACCACGGTCTCTTCTTGATTTAAGACTTTTTGTACTAGGCTGTTAAGCTCTTCCTTGAATCTCTTAGCTCGTGCCCTAGTCACTGGACCCACTGGAATTGGACTTGATACTTGGTCCTTGATGTCCTCATCACCTCACTATTGGACAAGCTCCAACAAGCATAACTATAATGGCCCAATTTTTTGTATTGGACATTCCATCAGCCTTTAACGTCATATTAGGCCTACCAGctttgtatgacttaaaggctgtTACGTTGATATTCCATTCATGCCTTAAGTTCCtgacaaagaatggggtagggtgtctaagaGGAAACCAGCAGTTTTCTCGGGAATGTTATAACGTTGCCATAGCCAGGgataagaaggaagtatcctctagCCAGAGCTCgaacaagggaaaaaacatttctaagtacggaacttcccaaggcggggataaagatgtggatcctcgacttgggtactcaagcagcaatgttggacctgtggaagaactATAAGAGACTGAGATCGACCCAAATATTCTGGCCAGAAAGCTTAAAACTTGAAAAGGTTTGTTGGTCGAAGTGAAATCAGCactgataaaatttctgagagcaaacgtGGACATTTTTTCCTGGTCACatgaggatatggtcggaattgatCCTTCTGTAATTTCGCACATCCTAAATATTGATCCAAACTTTCGACAAGTTCAACAAAAGCGAAGGCTGTATGACAAGGAGCGAGCTCTAGCCGTAAAGGAAGAGGTAGAGAAGCTACGAAAtaacaacttcataattgaatCTTTCTACCCGAATTCGGTTGCTAATCCTGTACTAGCTCCCAAGAGTttgtgtattgatttcacagaccacAAGAAGGGGTGCCCCatagactgttttccacttccaagaatcgatcaagTTGTGGACGCAACAGCAGGGCACGAATTATTgagcttcatggacgcctattcaGTGTACaaccaaatcaaaatgcatccaccggACCAAGATCATACAAGCGTCCAAACAGATTTGGGTCTACATTGCTATAAAGTCATGCGATTTGGTCTCAAAAATGCTGGGgcgacataccaaagattggtaaacaagatgtttaaagaccagatcagacgaaacatggaagtatatgtggatgacatgctcgtcgaATCCAGGAAggttggggggcacatagacgacctagacgaatgcttcaaagtcctcaagaaatacaacatgaaactcaatcccttaaagtgctcctttAGAGTCAGCTCTGGTAAGTTTCTAGGCTTTATTGTCAAcgcccgaggaattgaagccaatccagagaagattcaagccctcctggatatgaaattGCCAACAAGAATGAAGGAAGTGCAAAGCTTAACTGGTCGGATTGCCGCACTCAacagatttgtttcaaaatcaacagacaagtgtgttCCATTCTTCAGCATCCTACGATGAAATAAGCAATTTGAGTGGACGGAGGAAATTGGAACAAGAACCGAAATAAGGACCTTGGACTAGGAATTGGACCTGGAACCAAAAATTGATCTAGACGCAAAACCGAacacggacccaaacccagaccgtgatcaaaactcgaacccaaacccaaacccggacccagacttgtGCCAGTACCTGCGACCCAGGACCCATGACCCGGAGCCTTGACCAGATCCAAACTCGTACCAGAACCCGGAcctaaacctagacccagacacagaccaagacccggacctagacatggactggaacccagacccagacccaaacccacaccaagACCAGACCCAGACTCATACTCGAACTCGGACTCGGACCTAGATCAGTactgggacccagacccagactagtACCGAGGCCTGAACctggactagg
This window harbors:
- the LOC133032118 gene encoding uncharacterized protein LOC133032118, whose translation is MATQSLAPYKKPAPMKKDVSNRDITKFCHFHGDYGHDTNECNNLKREIEFLIRKNNRHVQKYVKVNQNQRGDNNQDVLPPPVDGHLQVIIGGSHIARDSGKARERYARTVQHEQEEVVLAIEGRKSKIPRAWEPTITFNDEDTVKIRFSHNDPLVVEIQIANKMVARTMIDNRASSNILFKTTYEKMGLQLKDLTPVFSPCSSPFYRTKMTPTRPLDFNINTPKTFGLSNKSILNKTLGLHNESSIMKTF